The following coding sequences lie in one Paramormyrops kingsleyae isolate MSU_618 chromosome 15, PKINGS_0.4, whole genome shotgun sequence genomic window:
- the cspp1a gene encoding centrosome and spindle pole-associated protein 1 isoform X4 yields the protein MANLCESSLQEQKAKVANERACFGQDPPYMELRALSDDAYKASVKENIPPSVRSPPPSLQAQQKGTPGPSFSGDVFGASLPLGGDYERKKQQLQQELRLDYRRYMAQETSRPRKEVGDADPHSASRNMQIVGLGASEVDLHQPSRRDAATLTEAERRPRPGGGGSRGPDEGTPRAPREEDDSGMDFSEDEWDHLAKRRPRLGRQHGRVEMRGRRTRAPDRDGTEDLEDYAETRAFAQTRIPQGRRRHQPPDAPDGENTEDTRKMAPVTPKHALRVPVEAKGTERSGSAGGRDRMQFATGLMIGAAEGQMTMQKKKERYRQELLEQIAEQQRNRKREKELELKVAATGAVDPEKQPDRIKHFGAVSHEQDSTRDVPSRPGLGIRSSNTAVRPPKEKPPLDTKEKAPPARPLLAFQSPLLDYSAALEALAGTRATAGLMGNGLIPLAQSEDLHKNLSSTLGEIAASQIHSVPPPAPPTVTEAYRTPFDQAYFYYGVRNPLDLSSAIGGPAGGGARAGTFFAPEHPQGQLGHAESVPQAAWQSGPVSGDSGIAAMPGRLRRRSKESVISYQDALRQQIQEREERRRQEEAERERYETRLQAEMKAYNPWGKGGGGAPLKDHQGNLLTDLKQMNRSNKEAYVTPGAQDQGAAGQADAKVSAPRGQDAAPSGNGMSGCSHASPFARGNVFVDLPTPQQLQEQERYKDILRQQIEEKRRREAEEQDRLRLEDEKEERRLAEQRARIQWEYEEEQEKRKRKEQEQMAKNDELVRQAEQRRREAERKTREEEERLSATLKEQYERERQARLEEKVHREPSPPIPTLQKKLTGQRTVPPPSSDTPHSASVLSESSVPAPPSPPVPAHRNQQRAKEEDSGVVRELSALRRQLRSKQRVLEEQLQQRVRTEDLESPGSLRLRERPPVDVFDMARMRQQAPVKRPMNLQNIHDFNQLKYRDGESREEVQHRYPDPPTDEQSLEIQQQALLRGQQRRVRRADAAGPHVPLTQRSAPPPMMGVVADAMRSSPLQSHSMFLKPNEGIMPVPYEWEQNASSRPGEEMHLVRRRGSDPRRPGQEANRQDFASFRQQPRTSGRAAGHRDTGSPRSGTSLNIEQLNEQNRQRMRDLEDLYRWELGLNTLADEGADPALRVLQSPLDRRFSMDTVATEPWLRPGTSDTVKRRAQSSLPSWEGPSTYHG from the exons ATGGCCAACCTCTGTGAGAGCTCTCTTCAAGAACAGAAAGCTAAAGTGGCCAATGAAAGAGCGTGTTTCGGTCAGGATCCACCATATATGGAACTGAGG GCTTTGAGTGATGATGCGTACAAAGCTTCAGTAAAGGAGAATATTCCCCCCTCCGTGAGGTCCCCCCCTCCGAGTCTGCAAGCTCAGCAAAAAG GGACGCCTGGCCCTTCGTTTTCAGGGGACGTCTTTGGGGCCAGTTTGCCTTTGGGGGGGGATTACGAGAGGAAGaaacagcagctgcagcaggagctgCGGCTGGATTATCGGCGCTACATGGCTCAG GAAACTTCCAGACCGAGGAAGGAG GTCGGTGATGCTGATCCTCACTCAGCTTCCAGAAACATGCAGATTGTCGGTCTGGGGGCCTCAGAAGTCGACCTGCACCAGCCATCGAGGAGGGATGCCGCCACCTTGACGGAAGCTGAGCGGAGGCCCCGGCCAGGGGGGGGCGGGAGCCGGGGGCCAGACGAGGGGACTCCCCGTGCACCCCGAGAGGAGGACGACTCCGGGATGGACTTCTCGGAGGACGAGTGGGATCATCTGGCCAAGAGACGGCCTCGGTTGGGCCGCCAGCACGGCCGAGTGGAGATGAGGGGGCGGcggacccgggccccagacag AGATGGAACAGAAGACCTGGAGGATTATGCAGAAACACGAGCCTTTGCTCAGACCAG aattcctcaGGGGAGGAGAAGGCATCAGCCCCCCGATGCTCCTGATGGGGAGAATACAGAGGACACCCGGAAGATGGCACCTGTGACACCCAAACATGC GCTGCGGGTGCCTGTGGAGGCGAAGGGCACGGAGAGGTCCGGGTCAGCCGGCGGCAGGGACCGGATGCAGTTTGCCACCGGACTGATGATCG GGGCTGCTGAGGGACAAATGACCATGCAGAAGAAGAAGGAGCGATACAGACAGGAGCTGCTGGAGCAGATCGCGGAGCAGcagaggaacaggaagag agagaaggagctggagcTCAAGGTTGCTGCCACAGGAGCTGTCGACCCAGAAAAGCAG CCTGACCGCATCAAGCATTTCGGGGCAGTGAGCCATGAGCAGGACAGCACACGTGATGTCCCAAGCAGACCAGGACTGGGAATAAGAAGTAGTAATACTGCTGTGAGGCCCCCCAAGGAGAAGCCCCCTCTGGACACAAAGGAGAAAGCCCCCCCAGCCAGGCCACTCCTAGCCTTCCAGTCTCCCCTGCTGGACTACAGTGCTGCCCTAGAGGCACTGGCGGGCACTAGAGCCACAGCGGGCCTGATGGGCAATGGGCTCATTCCGCTGGCTCAGTCCGAAGACCTCCACAAGAACCTGTCTAGCACTCTGGGAGAAATTGCTGCCTCTCA AATCCACAGTGTtccccctcctgctcctcccaCGGTCACTGAGGCGTACAGAACTCCTTTTGACCAGGCCTACTTTTACTATGGAGTACGGAACCCCCTGGACCTGAGTTCGGCCATTG GCGGGCCAGCTGGAGGCGGAGCCCGTGCTGGGACCTTCTTTGCACCCGAGCATCCTCAGGGTCAGCTGGGCCATGCGGAATCCGTGCCACA AGCCGCTTGGCAGTCCGGGCCGGTGTCGGGTGACAGTGGCATCGCTGCCATGCCAGGGCGGTTGCGCAGGCGGTCGAAGGAAAGTGTGATCAGCTACCAGGACGCGCTCAGGCAGCAG ATCCAGGAGAGGGAGGAGCGCCGTAGGCAGGAGGAGGCGGAGAGGGAGCGCTACGAGACCCGGCTGCAAGCTGAGATGAAGGCCTACAACCCCtgggggaagggagggggcGGAGCACCCCTCAAAGACCATCAGGGGAACCTCCTCA CTGACCTGAAGCAGATGAACCGGTCCAACAAGGAGGCGTATGTGACCCCAGGCGCTCAGGACCAGGGGGCAGCTGGTCAGGCGGACGCCAAGGTGTCGGCTCCTCGAGGGCAGGATGCCGCTCCCTCGGGAAATGGGATGtcag GCTGCTCCCATGCATCGCCCTTCGCCAGGGGCAACGTCTTTGTGGACCTACCTACTCCGCAGCAACTTCAGGAACAAGAGAGGTACAAGGACATCCTGAGACAGCAG ATTGAGGAGAAGAGGCGCAGGGAGGCGGAGGAACAAGATCGTCTCCGGCTGGAAGATGAGAAGGAGGAAAGGCGGCTGGCTGAGCAGAGAGCTCGCATCCAGTGGGAGtatgaggaggagcaggagaagaGGAAGCGCAAGGAGCAGGAG caaatgGCCAAAAATGACGAGCTGGTCAGGCAGGCGGAGCAGCGACGCAGAGAGGCCGAGAGGAAGACGcgtgaggaggaggagcggcTGAGTGCCACACTGAAGGAGCAGTATGAGCGGGAGAGGCAGGCGCGGTTGGAGGAG aagGTTCACAGGGAGCCATCGCCACCCATACCAACTCTGCAGAAGAAGCTGACTGGTCAGCGCACAGTGCCCCCGCCCTCCTCAGACACCCCCCACTCCGCGTCTGTACTTTCT GAGAGCTCTGTCCCTGCCCCGCCCTCGCCACCGGTGCCTGCTCACAGGAACCAGCAGAGGGCAAAAG AGGAAGACTCCGGTGTCGTCAGGGAACTGTCAGCCCTGCGCAGACAACTGCGCAGCAAGCAGAGGGTGTTGgaggagcagctgcagcagcgtGTGCGGACAGAGGATCTGGAGAGTCCCGGGAGCCTGCG GTTAAGGGAGCGCCCCCCTGTGGACGTGTTTGACATGGCCCGCATGCGCCAGCAGGCTCCTGTCAAGAGGCCCATGAACCTGCAGAACATCCATGACTTCAACCAGCTTAAGTACAGAG ACGGTGAGAGTCGGGAGGAGGTGCAGCACAGgtacccagacccccccaccgACGAGCAGAGCCTGGAGATACAGCAGCAGGCCTTACTGAGGGGGCAACAGCGCAGGGTGAGGAGGGCAGATGCTGCAG GTCCCCACGTTCCCCTGACTCAGCggtctgcccctccccca ATGATGGGTGTTGTCGCCGATGCCATGCGGAGCTCTCCTTTGCAGTCACACAGCATGTTTCTCA AGCCCAATGAGGGCATAATGCCAGTTCCGTACGAATGGGAACAGAACGCCTCCAGCAGGCCAGGAGAGGAGATGCACCTGGTGAGGAGAAGAGGGAGTGACCCCAGGAGGCCCGGACAAGAGGCAAACCGGCAAGACTTTGCTTCTTTCCGGCAG CAGCCACGGACCTCTGGCCGGGCAGCTGGCCATCGGGACACTGGCTCTCCGCGCTCTGGGACCAGCCTCAACATAGAGCAACTCAACGAGCAGAACCGGCAGAGGATGAGGGACCTGGAGGATCTGTACCGCTGGGAGCTTG GTCTGAACACGCTGGCTGACGAAGGGGCGGACCCAGCCCTGCGTGTCTTGCAGTCCCCACTGGACAGGCGCTTCTCCATGGATACGGTCGCCACGGAGCCCTGGCTGAGACCGGGCACCTCGGACACGGTGAAACGTCGTGCCCAGAGCAGCTTGCCCAGCTGGGAAGGTCCGTCCACCTACCATGGCTGA